A window of the Sardina pilchardus chromosome 21, fSarPil1.1, whole genome shotgun sequence genome harbors these coding sequences:
- the asb12b gene encoding ankyrin repeat and SOCS box protein 12b, with translation MILESAVTMSLMDISKIFSLLQPKEDEEDESNMLTQAVTGDDDRLLAELLGEERFRRCINSRSGWGIPGTPLRTAAALGHLRCLEVLLTHGAEVDSLDVKAQTPLFTAVSGKHLDCVTALLKAGADPNGSQYNNCSPVLTAAREGDVDILRELLDAGAEVDVRPKVPDWASNATACRGPLYLSAVYGHLDCFKLLLLSGANPDFNCTEAKMLARIKQPKTVLEMCLRYGCGVEYAQLLIEFGANVYLPTLIIDKTTKQNEAVAILLAARVCPCTLMSQSRLAVRNYLPKANKMSAIDQLDIPPILRNYLKHVT, from the exons ATGATTCTTGAGAGCGCCGTCACCATGAGTTTGATGGACATCTCCAAGatcttctctctgctccagcccaaagaggacgaggaggacgagagcAACATGCTCACGCAGGCCGTCACCGGCGACGACGACCGCCTGCTGGCCGAGCTGCTTGGCGAGGAGCGCTTCCGCCGCTGCATCAACAGCCGCAGCGGCTGGGGCATCCCGGGAACGCCGCTCCGCACGGCCGCCGCGCTGGGACACCTGCGCTGCCTGGAGGTGCTGCTGACCCACGGCGCCGAGGTGGACAGCCTGGACGTCAAGGCCCAGACGCCGCTCTTCACGGCGGTCAGCGGCAAGCACCTGGACTGCGTGACGGCCCTGCTCAAGGCGGGCGCCGACCCCAACGGCAGCCAGTACAACAACTGCTCGCCGGTGCTGACGGCGGCGCGCGAGGGCGACGTGGACATCCTGCGCGAGCTGCTGGACGCCGGCGCCGAGGTGGACGTGCGGCCGAAGGTGCCCGACTGGGCGTCCAACGCCACGGCGTGCCGCGGGCCGCTCTACCTGTCGGCCGTGTACGGCCACCTGGACTGCttcaagctgctgctgctgagcggCGCCAACCCGGACTTCAACTGCACGGAGGCCAAGATGCTGGCGCGCATCAAGCAGCCCAAGACCGTGCTGGAGATGTGCCTGCGCTACGGCTGCGGCGTGGAGTACGCGCAGCTGCTCATCGAGTTCGGCGCCAACGTCTACCTGCCCACGCTCATCATCGACAAGACCACCAAGCAGAACGAGGCCGTGGCCATCCTGCTCGCAGCCAGAG TGTGTCCTTGTACCTTGATGTCACAGTCTCGCCTTGCTGTTCGAAACTACCTcccaaaagcaaacaaaatgagTGCCATTGATCAACTGGATATCCCTCCGATTCTACGGAACTATTTGAAGCATGTCACTTGA